In Fictibacillus halophilus, a single genomic region encodes these proteins:
- the purQ gene encoding phosphoribosylformylglycinamidine synthase subunit PurQ gives MKFAVIVFPGSNCDTDMYHAVKDELGAEVEYVWHDATNLNQFDGILLPGGFSYGDYLRSGAIAQFSNVMTEVVKAAREGKPVLGVCNGFQILLETGLLPGAMRRNESLKFICQPEELVVENTSTIFTTQYEKGEVISVPVAHGEGNYYCDEETLQQLKANNQIVFTYKNNPNGSVENIAGITNEEGNVLGMMPHPERAVDELLGSKDGLKLFQSIVKSWRERYVAAT, from the coding sequence GTGAAGTTTGCTGTAATCGTTTTTCCAGGATCAAACTGTGACACTGACATGTATCATGCTGTAAAAGATGAGCTCGGCGCTGAAGTTGAGTACGTCTGGCACGATGCAACGAACTTAAATCAATTTGACGGTATTTTATTGCCTGGTGGTTTCTCTTATGGAGATTACCTCCGCTCTGGTGCTATCGCACAATTCTCGAACGTGATGACAGAAGTGGTTAAAGCAGCACGTGAAGGAAAACCGGTTCTTGGCGTTTGTAACGGATTTCAGATTTTACTAGAAACAGGACTTCTGCCAGGAGCGATGCGCCGCAATGAATCATTGAAATTCATCTGCCAGCCAGAAGAGCTAGTCGTTGAGAACACATCGACGATCTTCACGACTCAGTACGAAAAAGGAGAAGTGATCTCCGTTCCAGTCGCACATGGTGAAGGCAACTATTATTGCGATGAAGAGACGCTGCAACAGCTAAAGGCAAACAATCAGATCGTATTCACATATAAAAACAATCCGAACGGATCAGTTGAAAACATTGCCGGTATCACGAACGAAGAAGGCAACGTGCTTGGTATGATGCCGCATCCGGAACGCGCGGTCGATGAGCTGTTAGGTAGCAAAGATGGTCTTAAATTATTTCAATCTATTGTGAAGAGCTGGAGGGAACGTTATGTCGCTGCAACATGA
- the purS gene encoding phosphoribosylformylglycinamidine synthase subunit PurS, protein MYKVKVYVTLRESVLDPQGKAVMSSLHKMGQSEVEDVRIGKYLELTLQKGDYDLDEKIVNMCSKLLSNPVIEDYRYEVEEVVAQ, encoded by the coding sequence ATGTACAAAGTAAAGGTGTATGTAACATTAAGAGAGAGTGTATTAGATCCACAAGGTAAGGCAGTAATGAGCTCGCTTCACAAAATGGGACAGTCAGAGGTTGAAGATGTACGTATTGGTAAGTATCTAGAGTTAACGCTTCAAAAAGGCGATTATGATCTTGATGAGAAAATCGTGAACATGTGCTCGAAACTTTTATCGAATCCTGTGATTGAAGACTACCGCTACGAGGTGGAGGAGGTTGTCGCACAGTGA
- the purC gene encoding phosphoribosylaminoimidazolesuccinocarboxamide synthase: protein MEKLEQLYEGKAKRIYRTTDEEVVWVSYKDSATAFNGEKKAEIAGKGRLNNEISSILFELLKEKGIHSHFVKRVSETEQLVKKVTIIPLEVVVRNIAAGSLSKRTGIPEGQILPRTIVEFYYKNDDLGDPLITEEHIDIMNLATREQLSQILEQAIQINEVLTSYFVQKNVKLVDFKLEFGTDANGNLMLADEISPDTCRLWDAETNEKLDKDVFRRGLGSLTDAYEKILQRLGGLSCTK, encoded by the coding sequence ATGGAGAAGTTAGAGCAGCTATACGAAGGAAAAGCAAAACGCATCTACCGCACAACAGACGAAGAAGTCGTCTGGGTAAGCTACAAAGATTCAGCAACAGCGTTCAACGGCGAGAAAAAAGCCGAGATCGCAGGAAAAGGAAGACTGAACAACGAGATCTCATCTATCCTTTTTGAACTGCTCAAAGAGAAGGGAATTCACTCCCACTTCGTAAAACGAGTATCCGAAACCGAACAACTCGTGAAGAAGGTGACCATCATCCCCTTAGAGGTGGTTGTCCGCAACATCGCGGCTGGTTCTTTATCAAAGCGTACGGGAATTCCTGAAGGTCAGATTCTTCCACGCACGATCGTCGAATTTTATTATAAAAACGATGACCTCGGCGATCCGCTTATTACGGAAGAGCATATCGACATCATGAACTTGGCAACGCGAGAGCAACTCAGCCAGATTTTAGAACAAGCGATTCAGATCAACGAAGTGCTCACTTCTTATTTTGTTCAAAAGAACGTAAAGCTCGTCGACTTTAAGCTAGAGTTCGGAACAGATGCTAACGGTAACCTTATGCTCGCTGACGAAATTTCTCCTGATACATGCCGTTTATGGGATGCAGAAACGAACGAGAAACTTGATAAAGATGTATTTCGCCGGGGATTAGGAAGTTTAACAGATGCTTATGAAAAAATACTACAACGTCTAGGAGGCCTATCATGTACAAAGTAA
- the purB gene encoding adenylosuccinate lyase has protein sequence MIERYTRPEMGAIWTDENKYQAWLEVEILACEAWAELGDIPKEDVKKLRENASFDINRILEIEEETRHDVVAFTRAVSETLGEERKWVHYGLTSTDVVDTALSYLLKQANDILAKDLDRFVEILAEKAKEHKYTVMMGRTHGVHAEPTTFGLKLALWYEEMKRNVVRFKQASDTVRFGKISGAVGTYANIDPFVEKYVCEKLGLEASPISTQTLQRDRHAHYMSTLALIATSIEKFATEVRGLQKSETREVEEFFAKGQKGSSAMPHKRNPIGSENMTGLARVIRGYMMTAYENVSLWHERDISHSSAERVILPDATIALNYMLNRFGNIIKNLTVFPENMKRNMERTYGLIYSQRVLLKLIDKGMAREEAYDTVQPKAMQAWEEGVQFRTLVEAEQKITEKLTPEEISECFDYSYHLSHVDTIFDRLGL, from the coding sequence ATGATTGAACGCTATACACGCCCTGAAATGGGAGCGATCTGGACGGACGAAAACAAATATCAAGCGTGGCTTGAAGTAGAGATCTTAGCTTGTGAAGCTTGGGCAGAACTAGGAGATATTCCGAAAGAAGACGTGAAGAAGCTTCGCGAAAACGCGTCTTTCGATATTAACCGAATCCTAGAGATCGAAGAAGAAACACGCCATGATGTTGTTGCGTTTACGCGAGCGGTATCTGAAACACTTGGTGAAGAGCGCAAATGGGTTCATTACGGACTAACTTCAACAGATGTTGTAGATACAGCTCTATCGTATCTTCTAAAACAAGCAAACGACATCTTAGCGAAAGATCTAGATCGTTTCGTTGAGATTCTTGCTGAAAAAGCAAAAGAACATAAATATACCGTGATGATGGGTCGTACACACGGTGTACATGCTGAGCCGACAACGTTCGGATTGAAGCTTGCTCTTTGGTACGAAGAGATGAAACGTAACGTGGTGCGCTTCAAGCAAGCATCTGACACGGTTCGTTTCGGTAAAATTTCTGGAGCCGTTGGAACGTACGCGAACATCGACCCATTCGTTGAAAAATATGTGTGTGAAAAGCTTGGATTAGAAGCTTCACCGATCTCAACACAAACATTGCAGCGTGACCGACACGCTCATTACATGTCAACGTTGGCACTTATCGCAACGAGCATCGAGAAGTTCGCAACAGAAGTACGCGGTCTTCAAAAGAGTGAAACGCGTGAAGTAGAAGAGTTCTTTGCAAAAGGTCAAAAAGGATCATCGGCAATGCCACATAAACGTAATCCGATCGGATCTGAAAACATGACAGGTCTTGCTCGTGTGATCCGCGGTTACATGATGACAGCCTACGAGAACGTATCCCTATGGCATGAGCGTGATATCTCTCATTCATCAGCTGAGCGTGTAATCTTACCAGATGCAACGATCGCACTGAACTACATGCTGAACCGTTTTGGCAACATCATCAAGAACTTAACCGTGTTCCCAGAGAACATGAAACGCAACATGGAGCGCACGTACGGATTAATCTACTCACAGCGCGTACTTCTCAAATTGATCGATAAAGGAATGGCACGTGAAGAAGCATACGACACAGTGCAGCCAAAAGCGATGCAAGCATGGGAAGAAGGCGTACAGTTCAGAACATTAGTAGAAGCTGAACAAAAAATTACTGAAAAATTAACACCTGAAGAAATCTCTGAATGCTTTGACTACAGTTATCATCTGTCACACGTAGACACAATCTTCGACAGATTAGGGCTTTAA